GCAGCAGGCCCACACATGGAAGTTGCTCTTCGAATATCGCATCACGAACTAGAACAGAAAATTATTGGAATGGGAGTAAGTTAATTGAAAAAACGTGAATTTCATTTGACTTTCATTGTTTGTGAATGTTTGCGAATTTCATTTGACTTACGCTTAACTTAGCAAGAGCTAAGCAAGGCCAtaattgtaattgaattttgggAAAAACGAACCATTATTAAAAGAATCAATCTAAACGAATATGAAGTGCTCCTCTACTGCCAAATTAAATTGCTGACAATCCACTTGAGAACATGGCGAGAACAACTAGCATATTCAATGATCAATTTTTGAATTCCTTCAACTGCTTTGAATTCTTTGAACGGCCGGCGTTAGAACACAGAGTCCGTCAAATATTGACATATACTTGGAAAAGGTGCTGCCACCGGATATTTTCGTGCGAAACCTTTCACTCACAGGCTGGTGGTGACTGCGCGATCGTCAATTGACAATTCACGATCGTATCTCGTAGTAGCACCAACCTGTGCGATGTTCCTCCGCTTCACCCTCCATCAATCATTGGAGGCTCCCACCGATGCTTCCCATTGCAATTACTCATAAATCAGCAGTCAATTCGTAAGGCAGACAGGTCACCGTAGACAGGTTCTACTGCTTCATTAACAGGTCTGCCTCGCCGTCAAGGTACATTGGAATAACGTGCACACAGGGGCACACAATACCTAAGCAGGTGTCTGCTAGTTCGTTATGCcgaagataatttttttcgTTACTCACTGTTCGACTCACTGCTTGTCTGCTTCGCCTAGCGGGAAGTAGGAACTGAACCGCGACCGACCATCACCTGAGCGAGGTTGCTTCTCTGTACAAAACGCATCAAGCGCTACTAGCAGGGTGTGAGGTGACGTCCGAACGACTGATGTCGCGTTGTCTTCTCGGGACACTATCACGACCACTAGAATCTTCCGCCTGtcacgacgatggcggcgacaaGCAGGTTTTAGGTTATCccgggggaaaacaaaacaaggaaacgaaaccaaaacaatcaCGACGCAGGCGGATCCAGCGTTCGTCGGGAGTGCCGGGTTCGATTGGATGTAAATCGCAACTGCACGAGTAGCCCCCGTGTGTACCACCGGTGGAAATTTTTAATACAATTTGTGCTTATACGTCGTTAGGGTAGCGATGCCATCGGTTCGGAGAACCATTGGTTCACAACGCACACAAGCGCACAGCAGAACCAGCGGCACCCAGTAGACTGGGCGTCAGATAGAGAGGGTTAGAGCGTGTCCAAGATacgcaccgccgccgggagAACCTTGGCAACCAGCGATGGTGCGACGACCGAAACAGCAAAACGAGTCCCGCGCACAACAAATGTGCGTGAGAAGGCGGGAGCACACCCCGCTCATCGCAACAACACTGTCATCGTTATCCGCCGTTGCTGCAGCGACTACCTGGTGGCCTTTTTTTGAAGGTGAAAAGGTACAGGAATTCGCTGGTGAACTCGGGGTTCACCATCCGGGGGTTCGGCGGTGCGTTGCGGGTGTCTGACAGCATAGGGAAAGATAAGACTATTTATCACACGGTTGAAAAAATAATGTATTGTTGCACAGGTCATACGCACGCAtaaccgcacacacactcacatcTCGACACGCGCAGGTTACGACCACAGTTAGCGTCAGGTTtaggaccgccgccgccgccgccgccgccgcagcagcagcagttagccgccgccgccgcgtaaCGGTGAGCTCGCGGTCGGAAGAGCCGAGCGTTGCAATGCTCGAAATAACATTTAAGGCCCGCGTGAACTGTGTGACACGTCCTTTTGCGAGCGAGACGCGCAGTAATGTACTTAAAACCGGCCGTACCGATAGGGGGAATACCCTCGCTTACGAAAGGAAACTGGTCACGCTATGCTCACAGATCCCCACCGCCGTATCCCGGCCATCCACTTCCCATTGCCATCGGTCAACGGATCCCTTCGCTGGAACGGTTCCGATTGGCCGCGAAGCAACGACTTACCGAAACACCACTGCCCGCTGGTTATAACTGGTTTGCGCATCTAGGGTTGTTACTTAAAGCTACACAtcggaaacaaaaatcaaacaaccaaacatcaatggaaacggaacggaaagaaacaaatagCCCGTTTGCGTGCCTTTGCCTGAAGTTTCTATCACACGAGGTCAAGGCGCAACGGAAAGAATAAATCAAAAGCCCGTTTTGGGAATGGTTTCAAGGTTATGCAAGCCTCGCTAGCAAAGcatacgaaaaaaaatgtacacaCGCGATGACAGCTAAACGATCAGTTCCCATTTTATAGCACTGACTGCTGTCACGTCGGCGCGCCTGTCATGTCGCGCACATTGGATCACAACGTGCTAGCGAAACATCGAGGCGGAACGTGTTTGGGTGTAAAGTATGAAACAATTAAGGTGAGAATAATATGTTGCACGCGTTTGAGACGCTAATATGACGCTAccggttgaaaaatgtttgataTAAATCTTTTACTCTCTATATTCGATTATCTCCAGTCAAACGTATCACTTCAGTTCTCCTCTCAGGAGGGAATCGTTAGGTTTTCATAATCGAGTGGAAAATTCTTTAGAACGCATACCGGAAGCTTCACTGCAGCACTCTTCAGtacattgttttccattcatcCAACATTCatattgaaacgaaaataatgTTCGGTTGAAATTCACGATTGTTACACTGGTTGTCGCGAATACCCCGAATCGCTGAACATAAATACCCTGAATGGTCACGATTGTCGTAACGGTTTTCTTTGAAAACCGATAAAGTGTCATCGGTCATGAGTAATTCGAAACGAAGCTAACCTTGTTCTGCCGTATTTGCATTAACGTTATGGAAAGGAAAACCTAACGTGTGTGATGATGTCACTGATTTCACTCAATCGGCTGAGTTTagtttttaaattccatcGAACAGCCGCGCGCCATCTGTTGGCCAATGGTGGCAACGCCGTTCCAGCGCATATACATAAGGATCGTACTATTGTCGGAGCCAAGCGAACGGAGGCCAATGTCCTGACGTTCTGAGAaaaacgagcgagcgagacacaCCTACTGGCTGGTAGGTTCGGTAGGCCAAACAGTATTTTCCCTTCCAAGCGCACAATTGTCCGAACCGAGACGTCAACTGAACGGACTCGTGAAAATTTTCCCTTATTAGTGAGGATCCACTGCGTACCGTAAAAGCAAGTATACCTCCCCCCCCAGTCGGTTGCAACCAGCTGCGAGAGAGGTGCAAAAGGATCGATGGAAAATAGTCCAAATGGATATGTGTGGTGTATGCGAGTTGGTCCATGAACGGTGAACATTGGTTAGAAAATCTCTCTACCAACGGCAGCAAAGTGCATTGAGTTTAGAGGTGTCGTGTCGCCGACGTACACTGCAATACGGAGCGGTAACAGTTGCTGATGAGCGTTTGAAGCAATAGAATGTGTTAGATGAACAGTGAGCATGTAAGTATGGTTCTATACCTTTGGTACTTGTTTAACGATTGCACTTATATGGAATCGCCTACACCTGCCTTCGTTTGCTTTTGCACCACATTGCATAATGGAAAAGGATACATTTCCCTGCGCGTAGGGTGAAAACAATAGGAGGATCCAGAGCTAAACAGGGTCTCTTGTTGCTGAAATGAAGCGATGGTTTGCGGCGCAAGCATTTTGTGCCCTAAACGATGCAAGTAAAAGTTGAAAACCGAACACGGTAGTCGGTAGGTAGGTAGTAGGCCAGTCTAGTAGCAGCCGCGCCCGACAACGATTAGGTACCGTGAATGTTCTTCGTATTTTATATGCGCATATACATgaaggaaaaatatttttgaagaGCCGCCACACATGGAGTAATAGAAAGCAGCGGAAAATGTGGAGCATCGATGTAAAAGAGTGAACTAGTGTCGAGAGGACGAGTGGAATAGTGGTCCAGCGCGCGCGTggaccgaaagagagagagagataaagagagatagagagagaataaGAGAGTttgcctgtgtgcgtgcgtgagagCGTGCAACCACGAAGGACGAAGCTTCTTCACTAATGGGGGATAAAgttagagagaaagaaagtgtatgaatgagagagagagagagagagagagagagagagagagagagagagagagcgagggggggagagagggagagagagagagagagagaaagcagagTTGCAGTAAAGGATACAGAAAGTGAAGgaaataaaaggaaaaggaatGCTGAAGAGTATGTAGGGTGCCAGTCCTTGAGTGAGTCATTTCCGCTGGAAAGGGCTGGGTCGTCAGGGGGGAGTGACGAGGTTGGCGATTCTCGCACACactgacacacacacacacacacacacacacgcacactagGAAGCGTGTGCGGGGAATTAATTATCGATTTTCCTCTCACACTTTTATCCTTCACCATTTTCGCTCATACGTCTGCTATTGCTTCTCCAGTGCATTTCAACCCCTTTTGCAAACTCTCACCCGATGTGTCGACCTCGCAAAAAGGCGTAGGGTAGGCTCTCTCTGCAGGCAAGCAGGCAGGCACACGTTACAACCTCCATTAAAGTTCGTGTTCTCCCATTGTTACATTTCAGTTGTGCACAGGGCACAGCACAGCCACTCGGCGTTCCTGGCGCTGTCGAGGtttaaacccaaaaaaaaccccgtGTTCTGTAGTGCGTTGTAACGTGTGTCAGTGCGCatacacccacacccacacaccacACTCTCACACACGtgctcgcacacacacgcaagcacacGAGTTCCGTGCTCGGCCGtcgtttgtttccgtttccgcttccgttccctGTACCAATCCAACCGAACCGTGCCGGTGCCAGCGCGGGGTGTGAGGCAgtgaacgcacgcacgcacgcacgcacccacGCACAAAACGGAGGACGAAACGGAGGACGAAACAATCGCGGCGACAGCGGCACAAGAAAGCGAAGCAAGCGAAAGCGCAAACGAATTATGGTTAGTTCGACTGTCGTTTTCGATAAAAAGTCCGAGCCCTCGTCCTCGGCGACCCCCGTAGACGGAGTTCCAGCACAGCACAATGATAGCAGCACCACTACTACTATTTCCTCCTCCATGCctttcagcagcaacagcacgtGTAGCGACACGGCTGGCGTGCGACGCGCACCAGGCGGCTGCGGTGTTGGTGCTGCGGCGAACGGCGATGATCCAGCGTCGATGAGTTTGAGTGAGCAGAAGATTTTGCTGCTATTCCCGAAATGCAAACCGCGCAGTGAATGTCACCACGTCATGAACAGTGCCAGTGCGAGTGCCAGTGTCAACgggaacggtggtggtgctggttcTAGCGGTACGAAGGGAGGAGGTGCCAACAATAACTGCATGATGGAGGTAGGAGGGGTGCCGCTGCACGGGTCCACGCATTCGCTTTCCCCGTACGCTGCCATCGCTGCGGCTCGGTCGAGCCCGACGGCCGCCACCGCTACGGCCACCAGTGCCGGTGCTGCTTCGAAGCTGATGTACATCGATAAAAATCCCTACGCTAACAACAATAGTTCCACCAAAGGCAACAGCAACGCCACCAACTACCACTCTGCTGTCAGCTTCGACtacagtgctgctgctgccgctgccgctacTGGTGGATCCGCCAAGGAATTGCCCACAATCGGAGGAAAGGCTGTCCAGCTCAGCTCGATGGCTGGTGGCTCCGGCGGTAGTGACAATAATAACCAGTACAACGGTAGCCCAAGCGCAACAACCGAGACCGCTGCGGGAATGATGATGAAGGACAAGTACAGTAGTAACCTGAACCACGGCACCAAATTCGGTCACtctggtggcagcagcaagggGCCAGCGGACATTTACAGCTTCTACTACAACAATCAACCTCCACCGCTGTCGAGCTCGCCGACCGAAAGCTACCCCTCAATGGGAGTTGGCGGAGGTAACGTCGGCGGTGGCACAggtgccggtggcggaggaTTGTTGCTCtcggatgacgacgacgacgacggttgcgGTGAGTTTGTGGCgcctttgaaaaaaaatgatCCTCCAcaaggcgcctccatcggttgggcggacggtggtggtggcggcagcagcaacaacagttaCTGCCACCTGTCCGTTTCCCACTACCCAAGCAGTGGCAAGCAGAAGCAGGGTGGCGGTGTCACCCAGTCCGTGAAGCAACCGCGGACGGGCTACAAACCGATCAGTTGCTACAACATGGTGCTACAATCGCCGCTCGAGGACGAGAGCGACATTGAGGACAAACTGAAGTACTTCAACTATCAGCACGAGATGCAAAGCTACGGTGGTAGCGCGGCGCGCAAGGACAAACTGCTCAGTCTCGGACGGCAGGTGGTAGCCCTTGGCGCGGCTAGTGAGATGCATTGCGGCGGGTTACACACCGGCATGGATGGCATCAGTATGATGGGTAGCAAACTGGGTGAGATGATGCACGAAAAGGGACAGTCCATGGGGCACAAAtaccagctgcagcagcacgggGACGGCAAGCTGGAGGAAACCCTGATTTCGGCGTCACCAAAGGGCCAGCTGCAGCTCGGGCAAAAGTTCGAGCACGTGGTTGGACCACACGTTGGGCTGAGCGTGGCCAGCCCCAGTGCGGAGTGCGATGTCCAAGGCATGATCGACTTTGCCGGACGGAAGTCGGCAATCAACCACGGCAAACCAACCGAGCCGGCCGCCATTGAGCCACGTGACACGTGTATATCCAGCTCGGGATCCAACATAATAGGTAAGTCCGGTGTGTGCTGTGCCAGATGGTGGTGCCTCTCCCCATATGTTTTATATGTTTGTATCTTTTTTCCGCGCTCACCAAGAGTACGACGGTTCTCCCCGGCGGTTTGGACTGAACTTGTGTGACGACACGGACTACTACTTAGCTTCCAGTGTGAAGATCAACCTAACGTCGTCCTCGATGCTGGCACTGCCCCGGCCGGGCTTCCCCCAGCGGATCGTGCCGGCGGCAGGCGGCATCGGTACGGGCATGGTAGCCAGCCCCAACGCGAACGTTCTGCGCCATTCACCGTCGTTGCTCGATCAGGTCAACTCTAGCCTAAACAAAACGGTCCTATTTGACTCGAAGGTAGCTACTGGCCACACTGATCCTACGGAGCCGCGTCAAGATCTGCAAGATCTACACCACGACACGGGCGACACGAGGGGCAGCGGACCATCGGCGCCGACGCTCGAGAAGATCCATTTGAATGATTCATCACACGcgcacggcgacggcgagctGGGCATGGCCGACGGCAAACTGTCGGTGCCGTCCCcacagcagccgccgccgccgctcacGAGCTCCTCGACGTTCGACTATCTGTACGAGTTTTCCGAGACACGAAAGGTGCTGGAGGAATTTTTCAAGTGCCCTTCGACCGAGGACGTGGAGAAGGTGCTGGAGAAGTTCAGCGACTTCAACGACAGCGGAggcgaggaggaggaggaggaagacgaTGACCCAGAGAGTCTCGACGTGCAGTACGAGTACCCGGTGGAGCTGGAGCAGCGAGTGCAGGGTGCGCCGCTCGAGACGACCTACATCGGTACGCAGAACGGtacgaaaccggaagcgcgCCACGTTGCGGCCCGGGAAGAGGAAGCGGAAGAGGACGAGGATGAGGCGgaagacgaggaggaggaagaagaggatgaggatgaggacgacgacgatgatacGGCCGAAAtcgaggacgaagaggaggaGCCGTCGGAGCGACGCGGAGATATCAGCATGAAGTATAAGTATCACCCGAAGCGCAACAAGAGCGGGACCGGGCCGTCTCCCGTGTCGGCCTACGGAGGACTGCGGCGTAAGAAACCGGGTGGCGGTGAGCAGAAACGGGGCCACCACACCGTTGGCTCGGAGTATCCCGTGCCCGTCTACAAGATGGCCAGCGGCTATCCGGAGTCCACCGccaagcagcaccagcaacagcagcaaggcGACTCAAAGGCGTTCGAGCACAACGAGCTGTACTTCAGCTCGTACATCAACAGCGAGAGCCGCACGAGCAGCTGCGAAGCGATTCACCGGGACCCGCACGGGTATGAGGCGAACGGTGGTGTCGGGCCCCTACTAGCGAACGGAACCGCGGCCAGTATCATTCAGCCAACGCTGGACTATGGCACAGCATCGAACGGGACCGCTCCCAACATCGACGGGCGGAAGGGGTTCGTGCAGCAGAAGTACAGCAAAAACTTTAACTATTCGCCCGACACCACGGATTACGACTCCAACTGCGGTGATTACGACAGTGAAATCTCACCGCAGTACGGCAGCGACTTCGGTCTGATTACCGGCAGCGGTCATGCGACCATGTGCGAGGATTTGAACAACGGCGTCATCAGTGCCACTTCGGGTGGTGCGCCACCCAACGAGCCTCTGGCCGGCTGCCAGTTCGGGGGCAGCGGAGCAGCCAATTACTCGCGCTACTACGCAGCGATGCCGGTGCTGGAGGATGGTCTGTCCAGTGGGCACGTTTCGGACTCGGAAAACAATCTCACCAACATTTCGCTGTCGAGCGTGGCGCTGCCTCCAGATCTAGTGCCGTCGGTGGGCAAACTGGTCACGGCTCCCGCCGCGACAGTCGGTGATGACATGATACAGCAGTCGGCGAGCGCCACCGGTTACGCTCTTGGGCAACAGTCGTCACCTTCCAGGGCGGTGATCAAACCTTCACCCTCATCGTCATCCATCGCCTCGAAAGAAGTACAAAGtatgcagcaacagcagcagcagcagcaacaacaacaacaacagcagcagcagcagcaacagcagcagcaacacgagcagcagcagcatgagcaacagcagcagcaacagcaggtgCAACAACAAACTCATAACCCAACGGTGGACGCCTTTTTTGGGTGTAGCAACACGTTCCGGATGAGCAACGTTAAACTCAACTCGAGCATGTTGCACAGTGCGACGATTTTCAAGAACCGTGATCCGGAGCTGGAGTCTCTTTACACGATCAGTGAGTATTCCAGTGGGAGCTCTACCTGCTGCTAACTCCTCGTCCAGCCTGCACTTAATTTCCACCGCCACGAATCGACGTGGAAATCATGTTCAGTCTGCACACGGAGTAGGCACGCTAGACCATTGGGGAACGATGACTTTCTACCGTTTAATTGTTCCTTCGTCCTTTGCCAGATACGATACAGTCGACACCGccacctccagcaccagcaccgcatAGGAAATCATCCATCGATTGTGATAGCTTATcgacgcaacaacaaccgcaacagTCGCAACAATCAaagccacagcaacagcagcaacagcagcagcaacagccatcacctcatcaacaacaacagttcaACCACTCACAATCAGCCGGTATCGATGTGCAGTCGACACTCAAGGACATCAGAATATGCTTGCAAAGATCGAGGAACCTGAACCTGGTAGGCAAcatgcagcaacagcaacagccactGTCGGGGAAAGGGTTCGAGAAAGGTACCAGCACCATGTGCCCGGAACTGGCGGATTCCATTGTTCCGAGTCTGTCGCCCATTTGGATCCCGCGTTCCGGGCGAGAGtcgcaggagcaggagcagtaCGGTAGCAAACCAGTGCAGGCcagtggtgctggtgctggtctCGGCCAGTCTAGCGGGGCCGCAGTCCTGGGACAGACAATGGTCTGCAAACCGCCAGCGGCTCCTGCAAAGTCCTGCTCGGAAGAGAGCGAACTGTTCATCCAACACTCGGGCCCCGATAAGGACGTTGTGGGCGCGGGCCTGAcggtcgacgacgaagaggaccCGGACACGGATCTCGAGACGGACCGGCTGCTCGGACACCAGCGGCTGGACGATCATGGCTTCTACGACGAGAAGCAAAAGATGTGGTGCGAGCGCAAGGCCATCCCGCGCATGATGTCACTGGGCAAACTGTCGTCGATGCAGCAGAccgtggcgacgacgacgacgatggccaccacggccacggggctGCTGCAGGTTACCGTGTCGTCGGCCGCGAACGGCGTGGCGGGCGGCAAGGTGACCGGCGCTATAGGCGGCGGCACGCGGCCGGCAGCTGGCCAGCTGGCGACTGGTGGAGCAGGCTTCCTGCCAGGATCCGCTTCATCGACGCACGGTGTCATGCCGTCCAGCGGACCACTGCCAGAACTCGTCACATCGTcctcgccgatcggtggcagCGTGGTGACGAACGGTGCCGCTACCTCGGCCACCTCGGCCGCCACCTCGGTAATGGCCAGTGCAGCGACCAACAATGGCACCGCATACCACAAGAGCACGGGCGGTGGTGGGACCGGCGCAGGCAACCTAATCACCTTTAACGGTCCCAACGACGGTTCTCAGGCACAGGTCGGTGGCAATGCAGCTGTTTCGCCCAGCCCTAGCCCACAGCACTCGCTCAGCGGCGTAAACTTGCTGGACAAGTCCAACGGCTCCGGCAGTCCTAGTGGGTCGACCAAGTCGAAGTTGCTGCACCAGGAAACGAAGCGGAAGTCGAAGAACAAAGAAGGTAAGTCCACGGGCCGGGCCCACAGCCACTAGACACTAACACGAGGGTATATGTGATTGtcgtttttgctttgttaAACGCATGCGAACCCCTGCGAAATTCGGACTGTTCGACGTAAGTATTGATTGATCTTTGGGCGTCGTCGGACGGAGGTTGTAGCTTGTGGTCGCATATGCTAAAGTAACACACCCTTTCACCCTCCTCATGCAGGACGGCAGTGCTCATTGAAGGCGTGCTATTCCGTGCCCGCTACCTCGGCTCGACGCAACTCGTTTGCGAAGGACAGCCCACCAAGTCCACCCGG
Above is a genomic segment from Anopheles bellator chromosome X, idAnoBellAS_SP24_06.2, whole genome shotgun sequence containing:
- the LOC131213215 gene encoding uncharacterized protein LOC131213215 — protein: MVSSTVVFDKKSEPSSSATPVDGVPAQHNDSSTTTTISSSMPFSSNSTCSDTAGVRRAPGGCGVGAAANGDDPASMSLSEQKILLLFPKCKPRSECHHVMNSASASASVNGNGGGAGSSGTKGGGANNNCMMEVGGVPLHGSTHSLSPYAAIAAARSSPTAATATATSAGAASKLMYIDKNPYANNNSSTKGNSNATNYHSAVSFDYSAAAAAAATGGSAKELPTIGGKAVQLSSMAGGSGGSDNNNQYNGSPSATTETAAGMMMKDKYSSNLNHGTKFGHSGGSSKGPADIYSFYYNNQPPPLSSSPTESYPSMGVGGGNVGGGTGAGGGGLLLSDDDDDDGCGEFVAPLKKNDPPQGASIGWADGGGGGSSNNSYCHLSVSHYPSSGKQKQGGGVTQSVKQPRTGYKPISCYNMVLQSPLEDESDIEDKLKYFNYQHEMQSYGGSAARKDKLLSLGRQVVALGAASEMHCGGLHTGMDGISMMGSKLGEMMHEKGQSMGHKYQLQQHGDGKLEETLISASPKGQLQLGQKFEHVVGPHVGLSVASPSAECDVQGMIDFAGRKSAINHGKPTEPAAIEPRDTCISSSGSNIIEYDGSPRRFGLNLCDDTDYYLASSVKINLTSSSMLALPRPGFPQRIVPAAGGIGTGMVASPNANVLRHSPSLLDQVNSSLNKTVLFDSKVATGHTDPTEPRQDLQDLHHDTGDTRGSGPSAPTLEKIHLNDSSHAHGDGELGMADGKLSVPSPQQPPPPLTSSSTFDYLYEFSETRKVLEEFFKCPSTEDVEKVLEKFSDFNDSGGEEEEEEDDDPESLDVQYEYPVELEQRVQGAPLETTYIGTQNGTKPEARHVAAREEEAEEDEDEDEEEEPSERRGDISMKYKYHPKRNKSGTGPSPVSAYGGLRRKKPGGGEQKRGHHTVGSEYPVPVYKMASGYPESTAKQHQQQQQGDSKAFEHNELYFSSYINSESRTSSCEAIHRDPHGYEANGGVGPLLANGTAASIIQPTLDYGTASNGTAPNIDGRKGFVQQKYSKNFNYSPDTTDYDSNCGDYDSEISPQYGSDFGLITGSGHATMCEDLNNGVISATSGGAPPNEPLAGCQFGGSGAANYSRYYAAMPVLEDGLSSGHVSDSENNLTNISLSSVALPPDLVPSVGKLVTAPAATVGDDMIQQSASATGYALGQQSSPSRAVIKPSPSSSSIASKEVQSMQQQQQQQQQQQQQQQQQQQQQQHEQQQHEQQQQQQQVQQQTHNPTVDAFFGCSNTFRMSNVKLNSSMLHSATIFKNRDPELESLYTINTIQSTPPPPAPAPHRKSSIDCDSLSTQQQPQQSQQSKPQQQQQQQQQQPSPHQQQQFNHSQSAGIDVQSTLKDIRICLQRSRNLNLVGNMQQQQQPLSGKGFEKGTSTMCPELADSIVPSLSPIWIPRSGRESQEQEQYGSKPVQASGAGAGLGQSSGAAVLGQTMVCKPPAAPAKSCSEESELFIQHSGPDKDVVGAGLTVDDEEDPDTDLETDRLLGHQRLDDHGFYDEKQKMWCERKAIPRMMSLGKLSSMQQTVATTTTMATTATGLLQVTVSSAANGVAGGKVTGAIGGGTRPAAGQLATGGAGFLPGSASSTHGVMPSSGPLPELVTSSSPIGGSVVTNGAATSATSAATSVMASAATNNGTAYHKSTGGGGTGAGNLITFNGPNDGSQAQVGGNAAVSPSPSPQHSLSGVNLLDKSNGSGSPSGSTKSKLLHQETKRKSKNKEVLIEGVLFRARYLGSTQLVCEGQPTKSTRMLQAEEAVSRIKALSPDGEAQPSTEVDLFISTEKIMVLNTDLKEIMMDHALRTISYIADIGDLVVLMARRRFVPQDIDSTDSSGGGAGAGTGGNGTALAAPHIIGNHGGTNGNAGTPAQKPSTAGGPKGNRTPKMICHVFESEEAQFIAQSIGQAFQVAYMEFLKANGIEDHSFMKEMDYQEVLNSQEIFGDELEIFAKKELQKEVVVPKAKGEILGVVIVESGWGSMLPTVVIANLASSGAAARCGQLNIGDQIIAINGLSLVGLPLSTCQGYIKNTKNQTVVKFTVVPCAPVVEVKIKRPNTKYQLGFSVQNGVICSLLRGGIAERGGVRVGHRIIEINNQSVVAVPHEKIVNLLATSVGEILMKTMPTSMFRLLTGQENPIYI